One genomic segment of Flavobacteriaceae bacterium includes these proteins:
- a CDS encoding T9SS type B sorting domain-containing protein: protein MRVFFFLLTFLCFLKTNAQDVQLFKQFGGRIDFTMIGNTLNTQENGFFAPCIINTQSDATLALQPNDTIRAAYLYWAGSGSGDFQVKLNDSIIDATKIFRDTLETWNLEFFSAFADVTEQIKAERNTTYTLSELDLTSVIANYCFNSTNFGGWAIVIIYEEDSLSLNQINVYDGLQHVPSALSIQLDNLNVIDNDGARIGFVAWEGDAGLSVNESLLVNGNLISNPPLNPVTNAFNGTNSFTNQSNLFNMDIDFYNIQNNIAIGDNSATVSLTSGQDFVMINTIITKLNSQLPDATVDINNVAVTNCNERMVTVDFTVHNRNSTAALPPGTEISVYINDTLAEILATQNEILINGSENNTLILTIPENVLPDFEIRMVVDEQDLILELDEDNNSDIFNINYPPAPDIVELELLTVCNKGFETGDFDLTAITNFLNQNYPSNTVFKWYPTEEDLINDTNEINASFIYNNTANPQRLFIKTENGTTGCFSTNTILLQIENCPPMVYNLFSPNGDGINEEFTIEGLKNIFTRYQLLIYNRYGSLVYKGNNNTPNWKGTHLNTGKELPVGTYFYTLNLNDSTYKPITGWVYLNR, encoded by the coding sequence ATGAGAGTATTTTTTTTCTTACTAACGTTTTTGTGCTTCCTGAAAACAAATGCTCAGGATGTACAATTATTTAAGCAGTTTGGAGGTCGTATAGATTTTACCATGATAGGCAACACATTGAATACACAGGAAAACGGATTCTTTGCTCCATGTATTATCAATACACAATCCGATGCCACATTAGCATTGCAACCGAATGATACTATCAGAGCAGCTTATTTGTATTGGGCAGGTTCAGGTTCGGGCGACTTTCAGGTAAAGCTGAATGACAGTATTATTGACGCAACAAAAATCTTCAGAGATACATTAGAAACGTGGAATTTGGAATTTTTTTCTGCTTTTGCGGATGTAACCGAACAGATAAAAGCCGAGAGAAACACTACTTATACACTGTCGGAATTGGATTTAACTTCTGTAATTGCTAATTACTGTTTTAACTCAACAAACTTTGGAGGGTGGGCAATTGTAATTATTTACGAAGAAGATAGCCTTTCTTTGAACCAAATAAATGTATATGACGGATTACAGCACGTACCATCTGCGTTGTCAATTCAATTAGATAATTTGAATGTAATTGATAATGATGGTGCAAGAATCGGATTTGTCGCCTGGGAAGGAGATGCGGGTCTCAGCGTAAATGAATCTCTGTTAGTCAATGGAAACCTTATCTCCAATCCTCCGTTAAATCCGGTAACCAACGCTTTTAACGGAACCAATAGCTTTACAAATCAGAGTAATTTGTTTAATATGGATATTGACTTTTATAATATTCAGAATAATATTGCTATTGGAGATAATTCGGCAACAGTAAGCCTCACGTCCGGGCAAGATTTTGTAATGATTAATACCATCATCACAAAACTAAACAGTCAATTACCGGATGCAACGGTAGACATTAATAATGTGGCGGTTACTAACTGCAACGAACGAATGGTTACGGTTGATTTTACGGTACATAACCGAAATAGTACGGCTGCTTTACCTCCCGGGACTGAAATTTCAGTCTATATAAATGATACACTTGCGGAAATCTTAGCTACCCAAAATGAAATACTCATTAATGGCTCGGAAAATAATACACTGATACTGACAATTCCGGAAAATGTACTACCGGATTTTGAGATTAGGATGGTGGTTGATGAACAAGACCTGATTTTAGAACTTGATGAAGACAACAATTCGGATATTTTTAATATCAATTACCCTCCCGCTCCGGATATAGTAGAACTCGAATTACTAACCGTCTGCAATAAAGGTTTTGAGACAGGTGATTTTGACTTGACTGCAATTACAAATTTTTTAAATCAGAATTATCCGAGTAATACCGTATTTAAGTGGTATCCTACAGAAGAAGATTTGATAAATGATACTAATGAAATTAATGCATCATTTATCTACAATAACACTGCTAATCCGCAAAGATTGTTTATAAAAACAGAAAATGGCACTACCGGATGCTTTAGCACCAATACCATACTGTTACAGATAGAAAATTGCCCACCTATGGTATATAATCTTTTTTCACCTAACGGAGATGGTATCAACGAAGAATTTACCATAGAAGGACTTAAAAATATTTTTACCCGATATCAATTATTAATTTATAACAGATATGGGTCGTTGGTATATAAAGGGAATAACAATACACCAAATTGGAAAGGAACCCATTTGAATACAGGTAAAGAACTCCCGGTAGGGACTTATTTTTATACACTCAACTTAAATGATAGCACATATAAACCAATTACCGGTTGGGTGTATTTGAATAGGTAA
- a CDS encoding 2Fe-2S iron-sulfur cluster binding domain-containing protein yields the protein MQTLLINGKSYEVDVPSTHMPLLWALRDLVGLTGTKFGCGVAQCGACSVMVDGILVKSCSMPLSFAIGKEVMTIEHTTPTMALVRQAWKELNVPQCGYCQPGQIMAATALLDANESPSDEDIDVVMSGNICRCGTYIRIKKAIHEAVKLRKQTQ from the coding sequence ATGCAAACACTTTTAATTAATGGAAAATCGTATGAAGTAGATGTTCCGAGTACTCATATGCCCCTGTTATGGGCTCTTAGGGATTTAGTAGGGCTTACCGGAACTAAATTTGGTTGTGGAGTTGCACAGTGCGGTGCTTGTTCGGTTATGGTAGATGGCATATTGGTAAAGTCCTGTAGTATGCCTTTGAGTTTTGCCATAGGAAAAGAAGTCATGACGATTGAGCATACAACGCCTACGATGGCTCTTGTACGTCAGGCGTGGAAAGAGCTAAATGTACCACAATGTGGTTACTGCCAGCCCGGGCAAATTATGGCAGCTACTGCATTATTGGATGCAAACGAAAGTCCTTCAGATGAGGATATTGATGTAGTTATGAGTGGGAACATTTGTAGATGTGGAACGTATATACGTATCAAAAAAGCAATTCATGAAGCAGTAAAACTCAGAAAGCAAACACAATGA
- a CDS encoding molybdopterin-dependent oxidoreductase — MKRAISRRNFIKMFGLASGGIWLGCNFSEGTVINVLEDGVSFVPNLFVQLQKDGTLTIVVTRSEMGQGIRTSMASAIADELEADWKYVSIKQATGDAKFGDQNTDGSRSIRTLLTPMRKMGAMAKEMLLSAAAKKWKIATADCKAENHFVINKVTHEKLFYGDLVEAARDIEVNVENVKLKDKKDFKYIGKALKSFDIDDFIRGKAVYGMDIRLPGMKYAAIARCPVTFGTVKTFDEKDALAIKGVEDVVVLEKSSGPFGVLGGVAVVASNTWSAFQGKNNIKVEWNLGKNSSYDTTRFRKKIIERVHRPAKVTPGSTGNVFNAFSDAENVIEATYVIPHLVHTPMEVPNATAHVKDGTCEVWAPTQDPQTARTEIAANLGIDKKDVTVNVTFLGGGFGRKSKPDYVVEAAILSQKTNTPIQVIWSREDDIKHSYYHAISAQYLKGSIDKNGNVSGWLHRTAFPSIVSTFKPLSDYASGFELAQGFNNNPFQIPNVRLENAKAEAHVRIGWMRSVCNIHHSFGVNSFADELAVAAKKDPMQFKLDLIGKNRIIKGRSQYPFNSARLKNVINEVKRMSNWSKALPENYGMGVAFHYSFYSYVATVAEVSVIHNKLKIHHIYSVLDCGLYVNKDSVINQMEGAAVFGMSIVMYGKITAKDGAIEQNNFFDYQMARMEDVPKMEIVIIGNDETPTGVGEPGVPPIAPAITNAIFAATGKRIRSLPLSDHGLV; from the coding sequence ATGAAAAGAGCTATCAGCAGGAGAAATTTTATTAAAATGTTTGGGTTGGCATCGGGAGGTATATGGCTAGGCTGTAATTTTTCCGAAGGAACTGTAATAAATGTCTTAGAAGATGGTGTTTCTTTTGTGCCTAATCTGTTTGTACAACTTCAAAAAGACGGAACGTTGACAATAGTGGTTACCCGTTCTGAAATGGGACAGGGGATCAGGACCTCTATGGCATCTGCCATTGCAGATGAACTGGAAGCGGATTGGAAATATGTGTCAATTAAACAAGCAACAGGCGATGCAAAATTTGGAGACCAAAATACGGATGGTTCCCGAAGTATAAGAACACTGCTGACTCCCATGCGAAAAATGGGAGCAATGGCTAAAGAAATGCTCCTTTCAGCCGCAGCAAAAAAATGGAAGATAGCAACTGCGGATTGTAAAGCCGAAAATCATTTTGTAATAAATAAAGTTACCCATGAGAAGCTATTTTATGGTGATCTGGTGGAAGCTGCCAGAGATATCGAAGTCAATGTTGAAAATGTCAAGTTAAAAGATAAAAAGGATTTCAAATATATAGGAAAAGCGTTGAAAAGCTTTGATATTGATGATTTCATTCGTGGAAAAGCTGTTTATGGAATGGATATCCGGTTACCCGGCATGAAATATGCAGCTATTGCACGCTGCCCTGTTACTTTTGGAACCGTAAAAACCTTTGACGAAAAAGATGCCCTGGCAATTAAAGGAGTAGAAGATGTAGTAGTACTGGAAAAAAGCAGTGGCCCATTTGGCGTTTTAGGAGGAGTTGCCGTAGTGGCCTCCAATACCTGGTCTGCTTTTCAAGGAAAAAACAATATAAAGGTGGAGTGGAATTTAGGAAAAAACAGCTCCTATGATACTACAAGATTCAGGAAAAAGATAATCGAGAGAGTTCATCGTCCGGCAAAAGTAACCCCCGGCTCAACAGGTAACGTATTCAACGCTTTTTCCGATGCCGAAAATGTAATAGAAGCTACCTATGTAATACCTCATTTGGTACATACTCCTATGGAAGTCCCAAATGCGACAGCTCATGTAAAAGACGGGACATGTGAAGTTTGGGCACCTACTCAAGACCCGCAAACTGCCAGAACGGAAATAGCTGCTAATTTGGGAATCGATAAAAAAGATGTTACGGTTAATGTTACTTTTCTGGGAGGCGGATTCGGAAGAAAATCGAAACCGGATTATGTGGTGGAGGCAGCCATTTTATCGCAAAAAACAAATACTCCGATCCAGGTAATCTGGTCTAGAGAAGACGATATAAAGCACAGTTATTATCACGCCATAAGTGCACAATATCTAAAAGGTTCCATTGATAAGAACGGAAACGTTTCCGGGTGGTTACACAGAACTGCTTTTCCGTCTATTGTCTCTACATTTAAACCATTGTCTGATTATGCGTCCGGTTTTGAATTGGCCCAAGGATTTAACAACAACCCTTTTCAAATTCCTAACGTACGGCTGGAAAATGCAAAAGCAGAAGCACATGTCCGGATAGGGTGGATGCGCTCTGTGTGTAATATTCATCATAGTTTTGGTGTAAACTCTTTTGCCGATGAATTGGCTGTAGCAGCAAAAAAAGACCCGATGCAATTCAAACTTGATTTGATTGGAAAAAACAGAATTATAAAAGGCAGGAGTCAGTATCCGTTTAATTCGGCCCGGTTAAAAAATGTGATCAACGAAGTAAAAAGAATGTCGAACTGGAGCAAAGCATTACCGGAAAACTATGGAATGGGGGTAGCATTTCATTATAGTTTTTACAGCTATGTGGCTACTGTTGCAGAAGTGTCAGTTATTCATAATAAATTAAAAATTCATCATATATATTCGGTGCTGGACTGTGGGTTGTACGTAAATAAAGATTCAGTAATAAATCAAATGGAAGGTGCTGCCGTATTTGGAATGTCTATCGTTATGTACGGAAAAATCACTGCAAAAGATGGTGCGATTGAACAAAACAATTTCTTCGATTATCAAATGGCACGGATGGAAGATGTTCCTAAAATGGAAATTGTCATTATCGGAAATGATGAAACACCCACCGGAGTGGGAGAGCCCGGCGTACCGCCTATTGCTCCGGCAATAACCAATGCCATTTTTGCCGCAACGGGAAAACGTATCAGAAGCTTACCTCTGTCAGATCATGGGCTGGTTTAA
- a CDS encoding TraM recognition domain-containing protein, translating to METPKSYQKDVYVLLDEGGNLTLPSFDTWITVLRKRRVSLTLICQSLSQIEARYGREKGVTIISNLCNQIYAPGMPLSTAQMLEKLLGTTTVAYRQPSRDNWEFQEKNRQYTARNLFTADELRRLEHPLFITGNQRATLLKNIKPYYKDFWLKRRARMSMPDLEFASLSPCEFLEV from the coding sequence ATGGAAACTCCCAAATCGTATCAAAAGGACGTCTACGTGCTTTTAGATGAGGGAGGGAACTTGACACTACCCTCATTCGATACATGGATTACTGTTCTTAGAAAAAGGCGCGTCTCTCTAACGCTAATCTGCCAATCTCTCTCACAGATCGAGGCTCGATACGGCAGAGAAAAAGGGGTAACCATTATCAGTAATTTATGCAATCAGATCTATGCCCCTGGTATGCCACTCTCCACAGCACAGATGCTGGAAAAACTTTTGGGAACAACCACGGTAGCCTACCGTCAGCCGTCGAGAGATAACTGGGAGTTTCAAGAGAAAAACAGACAGTACACCGCTAGGAATCTCTTTACTGCTGATGAGCTTCGAAGGCTTGAACACCCTTTATTTATTACAGGCAATCAAAGAGCAACACTGCTTAAAAATATAAAGCCGTATTACAAGGATTTTTGGCTAAAAAGAAGGGCGAGAATGAGCATGCCTGATCTGGAATTTGCTTCACTTTCACCCTGTGAGTTTTTGGAGGTATAA
- a CDS encoding resolvase, with translation MQKALIYCRVSSEDQKKNGHGLESQESRCRKYAKEKKYVVEEVFSDQAVSGGLFERKAMQELLGYLKWHKQEHFVIIFDDLKRFARDVEIHIKLRRLIQTYNTTVECLNFTFENSPEGRFIEVVIAAQGQLEREQNQRQVIQKMTVRMEKGYWCFQPPAGYHYKKCKVHGKLISPKSKEVTIIKQALEGFAHGRLLNQKQVVAFLAKKGYRGGKPIHLSTAKAMLQQSLYAGYYEYPKWNIAWRKAKHKAIISLSVYMRIQERLSEKMIVTKKSDTPDFPLRGLASCCYCGKLFTSSYSRGRNRYYPLYSCNDKNCTAKPKYIAKEKLEMDYIDLLDTCKIQPNCAYVLKGMLIGSYKKQIDEISDDRIDIQTKKEALEKQIETLTDRISKTSDEFLIVNYEKKINQLYGKLKELEKPTQTKEINIDIGTATQKTIELLENPAIYWKEADLQRKKLLHHIAFSSALPYGKNEGFGTVRKTVLFSLKEQQDRGKSYLVRYLRKNWNQILKEIQNIQWFFKCQKSLS, from the coding sequence ATGCAAAAAGCCCTTATTTATTGCCGAGTATCTTCTGAAGATCAAAAAAAGAATGGTCATGGACTGGAAAGCCAGGAAAGTAGATGTAGAAAATATGCTAAAGAGAAAAAATATGTGGTAGAAGAAGTATTTAGTGATCAAGCCGTCTCAGGAGGTCTGTTTGAGCGTAAAGCCATGCAAGAACTCCTTGGATATCTCAAATGGCACAAACAAGAACATTTTGTGATTATTTTCGATGATCTTAAACGGTTTGCCCGTGATGTAGAGATTCATATTAAACTAAGGCGATTGATTCAAACTTATAACACGACTGTAGAATGCTTAAATTTCACCTTTGAGAACAGTCCGGAGGGACGATTTATAGAAGTAGTCATCGCCGCTCAAGGACAACTGGAACGGGAGCAGAACCAACGACAAGTGATTCAAAAGATGACCGTTAGAATGGAAAAAGGCTATTGGTGTTTTCAACCGCCCGCAGGCTACCATTACAAAAAATGCAAGGTACATGGCAAACTTATCTCGCCTAAGTCAAAAGAGGTAACGATCATCAAACAAGCTTTAGAAGGTTTTGCCCATGGAAGGCTGTTGAATCAAAAACAAGTAGTGGCTTTTTTGGCTAAAAAAGGTTATCGGGGTGGCAAGCCCATCCATCTTTCTACAGCTAAAGCCATGCTACAGCAATCCTTGTATGCAGGTTATTACGAGTATCCCAAATGGAATATTGCATGGCGAAAAGCAAAACATAAAGCTATTATTTCTCTTTCTGTTTATATGAGAATACAGGAGCGATTGAGTGAAAAAATGATAGTAACAAAAAAAAGCGATACGCCTGATTTCCCGCTTCGTGGGCTTGCTAGTTGTTGCTATTGCGGAAAACTTTTTACATCAAGTTATTCCAGGGGAAGAAATAGGTACTATCCACTCTACAGTTGTAATGATAAAAATTGTACTGCCAAACCCAAATACATTGCCAAAGAAAAATTAGAAATGGATTATATTGATTTACTGGACACCTGTAAAATACAGCCTAACTGTGCATATGTATTAAAAGGAATGCTTATTGGTAGCTACAAAAAACAGATTGATGAGATTTCAGATGATCGAATTGATATACAAACCAAAAAAGAAGCTCTTGAAAAGCAAATTGAAACATTGACTGACAGAATCAGTAAAACATCCGATGAATTTTTGATTGTAAATTATGAAAAGAAAATTAATCAGTTGTATGGAAAGCTAAAAGAACTGGAAAAACCCACCCAAACCAAAGAGATTAATATCGACATCGGAACCGCTACTCAAAAAACCATTGAACTATTAGAAAATCCAGCTATTTATTGGAAAGAAGCAGATTTACAACGAAAAAAACTCCTGCATCATATCGCTTTTTCTTCTGCGTTACCTTATGGTAAAAATGAAGGCTTCGGAACCGTCCGAAAGACAGTCCTGTTCTCGCTTAAAGAGCAACAAGACAGGGGCAAGTCTTATCTGGTGCGCTACCTTAGAAAAAACTGGAACCAGATTTTAAAAGAAATCCAAAACATTCAATGGTTTTTCAAATGCCAGAAGAGTTTATCATAA
- a CDS encoding DNA repair protein, which translates to MENLFFEKSVVGEIKLSYSKQKIMTNTKITNSKDLEQCIREIFPKEQINYREHAYLILLNRANLVLGYYLLSIGGITGTVIDLKVVFQCALLASAEAIALCHNHPSSNLTPSKADYEITKKITKAGKFLDITVLDHIIITENEYYSFADHGDL; encoded by the coding sequence ATGGAAAATTTATTTTTTGAAAAATCTGTTGTAGGAGAAATTAAACTGAGTTATTCAAAACAAAAAATTATGACCAACACGAAAATTACCAATTCTAAAGATTTAGAACAGTGTATTAGAGAAATTTTTCCCAAAGAGCAAATTAATTACAGAGAACATGCCTACCTTATTCTGCTCAACCGAGCTAATTTGGTTTTGGGTTACTACTTACTAAGTATTGGTGGAATTACAGGAACTGTGATTGATCTTAAAGTTGTATTTCAATGTGCATTATTGGCATCGGCAGAGGCAATTGCACTTTGTCATAATCACCCAAGTTCAAATCTAACTCCCTCCAAAGCTGACTATGAAATTACTAAGAAAATTACTAAAGCAGGTAAATTTCTTGACATCACAGTTTTAGACCATATCATTATTACAGAAAATGAGTATTACAGTTTTGCAGATCATGGAGACTTATGA
- a CDS encoding GTPase Era: protein MTHKAGFVNIIGNPNVGKSTLMNVLVGENLSIITSKAQTTRHRILGVVNGEDYQIVFSDTPGIIKPDYQLQESMMDFVKSAFEDADVLIYMVEVGEKELKNEEFFKKIINSKIPVILLLNKIDKSTPEEVKEKIEYWREKVPNSFVYVISALEKFNVESVFYKIIELLPDALPFYPKDQLTDKPERFFVNEKIRERILIHYKKEIPYAVEVMTEDFIEEETIIRIRSVIMVERDTQKGIIIGHKGAAIKRVGAEARKDLEYFFDKKVYLELFVKVNKNWRSNDNELKRFGYNT, encoded by the coding sequence ATGACACACAAGGCGGGATTTGTAAATATTATTGGAAATCCTAATGTTGGAAAATCAACATTGATGAATGTTCTGGTTGGCGAAAATCTTTCTATCATTACTTCCAAGGCACAAACGACCAGGCATCGAATTTTAGGGGTCGTAAATGGAGAGGATTACCAGATTGTTTTTTCTGATACCCCGGGAATCATCAAACCTGATTATCAGCTTCAAGAGTCTATGATGGATTTTGTGAAATCTGCTTTTGAGGATGCTGATGTCTTGATCTACATGGTAGAAGTAGGAGAAAAAGAATTGAAGAATGAAGAATTCTTCAAGAAAATTATCAATAGTAAAATTCCAGTGATTCTCTTATTAAATAAGATTGATAAGTCAACTCCGGAAGAAGTCAAAGAAAAGATCGAGTATTGGCGAGAAAAAGTTCCGAACTCTTTTGTTTATGTGATCTCAGCATTGGAAAAATTCAATGTAGAATCTGTTTTTTACAAGATCATAGAATTACTTCCTGATGCTCTTCCCTTCTATCCGAAGGATCAACTAACCGATAAGCCGGAACGCTTCTTTGTAAATGAAAAAATACGAGAACGTATTTTAATACATTATAAAAAAGAAATTCCATATGCTGTTGAAGTAATGACAGAAGATTTTATAGAGGAGGAAACCATTATTCGAATACGTTCCGTAATTATGGTAGAGAGAGATACTCAAAAAGGGATTATTATCGGGCATAAAGGAGCAGCTATTAAACGTGTAGGTGCAGAAGCCAGAAAAGATCTTGAATATTTTTTTGACAAAAAAGTCTATTTGGAGCTTTTTGTAAAAGTCAATAAAAACTGGCGATCCAACGACAATGAATTAAAACGTTTCGGATACAATACTTAG
- a CDS encoding ribosome biogenesis GTPase Der — protein MNNIVAIVGRPNVGKSTLFNRFIRKREAIVDAVSGVTRDRHYGKSDWNGKEFSVIDTGGYVIGSDDVFEEEIRKQVQLAIEEADIIIFVVDVEEGITPMDAEVARILRKVEKPVFIAVNKVDNAMRVADAVEFYNLGLGDYYTISSINGSGTGEILDAITAIMPEPEEVDVENERLPRFAVVGRPNAGKSSFINTLIGEDRNIVTDIAGTTRDAIDTKYNRFGFEFYLVDTAGIRKKSKVKEDLEFYSVMRAVRTIEYSDIVILMVDASRGFESQDQNIFWLAEKNKKGIVILINKWDLIEKETNTIRDFETKIKKQIAPFTDVPIIFISVLNKQRIFKAIETAVEVFENRKRRITTGKFNETMLEIVKNNPPPATKGKFIKIKFCMQLPTKTPQFVFFCNLPQYVKEPYKRYVENQLRAHYIFSGVPIVIYFRQK, from the coding sequence ATGAACAATATCGTTGCCATTGTAGGAAGACCAAATGTCGGTAAATCAACACTCTTTAATCGTTTCATCCGTAAGAGAGAAGCAATTGTAGATGCTGTTAGTGGGGTTACCAGAGATCGACATTATGGCAAATCTGACTGGAATGGAAAAGAGTTCTCTGTAATTGATACGGGCGGATATGTAATAGGGTCCGATGATGTTTTTGAAGAAGAAATCAGAAAGCAAGTTCAACTGGCCATAGAAGAGGCTGACATTATTATTTTTGTAGTGGACGTGGAAGAAGGAATTACTCCGATGGACGCTGAAGTTGCCAGAATACTCAGAAAAGTTGAAAAACCCGTTTTTATTGCTGTCAATAAAGTTGACAATGCCATGAGAGTTGCCGATGCAGTTGAATTTTACAACCTGGGATTAGGTGATTACTATACCATATCATCTATTAACGGAAGCGGTACAGGGGAAATTTTAGATGCAATTACAGCCATCATGCCCGAACCTGAAGAAGTTGATGTAGAAAACGAAAGGCTACCAAGATTTGCAGTGGTAGGAAGGCCAAATGCCGGAAAATCTTCTTTCATTAATACATTGATTGGGGAAGATAGAAATATTGTAACTGATATTGCAGGAACTACAAGAGATGCTATTGATACAAAATACAACCGTTTTGGTTTTGAGTTCTATCTGGTAGATACAGCCGGAATCAGAAAAAAATCCAAAGTAAAAGAAGATTTGGAATTTTATTCTGTAATGCGAGCTGTAAGAACCATTGAATATTCGGATATTGTCATTTTAATGGTAGATGCTTCTCGCGGTTTTGAAAGTCAGGATCAAAATATATTCTGGCTGGCAGAAAAAAATAAAAAAGGAATTGTTATTTTAATCAATAAATGGGACTTGATAGAAAAAGAAACCAACACCATACGTGATTTTGAAACAAAAATAAAAAAACAAATCGCTCCTTTTACAGATGTTCCTATCATTTTTATTTCTGTTCTAAATAAACAACGAATCTTCAAGGCTATTGAAACAGCCGTTGAAGTTTTTGAAAACAGAAAAAGAAGAATTACTACCGGTAAATTTAATGAAACCATGTTAGAGATTGTAAAAAATAATCCGCCACCAGCAACAAAAGGCAAATTCATTAAAATTAAATTCTGTATGCAACTGCCTACCAAAACTCCACAGTTTGTGTTTTTCTGTAACCTCCCTCAATATGTAAAAGAGCCTTATAAAAGATACGTTGAAAATCAGCTAAGAGCACATTATATTTTTTCCGGAGTTCCTATTGTCATTTACTTTAGACAAAAATAA